One Ricinus communis isolate WT05 ecotype wild-type chromosome 7, ASM1957865v1, whole genome shotgun sequence genomic region harbors:
- the LOC107262248 gene encoding uncharacterized protein LOC107262248: protein MSKERPPEPLDFFIWTVEDVGLWLEEINLGSYRQIFKENGVNGEYLEGMSMFTTEQILRFIRRCHMKWGDFITLCKELRRIKVACLKGEQKVRRPWWAPSCLSAVFVKVAKRNRQSRVVSLKLEP from the exons atgAGCAAAGAAAGGCCACCTGAGCCTCTTGATTTCTTCATTTGGACTGTTGAG GATGTTGGTTTGTGGTTGGAAGAGATAAATCTGGGTAGTTATCGCcaaattttcaaagaaaatggtgTTAATGGAGAGTATCTGGAGGGAATGTCCATGTTCACAACTGAACAAATTCTACGGTTTATAAGGCGGTGCCACATGAAATGGGGAGACTTCATCACGCTGTGTAAGGAGCTTAGACGAATAAAag TGGCATGCCTAAAGGGAGAGCAAAAGGTTCGCCGGCCATGGTGGGCTCCGTCTTGTCTTTCAGCAGTTTTTGTGAAGGTAGCAAAACGCAACAGACAGTCACGAGTTGTATCCTTGAAGCTGGAACCCTGA